Genomic window (Streptomyces sp. NBC_01431):
TCCGCGCAGAAGTCGAGCAGCCCCGTTCCCACCTGCGGCGCGTCGATACTGGAGGCGGCCGGCGTCGACTTGAGGACCATGCCCGCCGGCATGTGCTCCCGCCAACTCACCATCGGCGAACCGAAGACGCGGACCGGTATGCCCCGGGCGCGCAGATGAGCGGCGGCGGACAGGCCGAACGGCCCCGCGCCGATGACCGCCACCGGACGTGTCGCAGTGCTCACTTGCTGTCCCTTCTCGGAATGTGACTCACCCTGCGCGCAGCGTCAACGACCGTGCTGCACGAGGTGGTTGGGCGCCTGACTTACTTGGTCACGGCGCGGCGGGAACTCCGCCACAGCCGGTACAGATGCTGCGCACCAGGACGTACGAAGCGGGCCATCATCGTGAAGAAGGGTCCGAGGTCGTCCCGCGCGACCCACGCGAGTTCGGTACCGCTCGGCCGCTCGGGCGCGTGCGGGGTGGTGTAGCCGCCGCGCCGGTAGGCGATCAGCGCGGGCAGGTCGATGTTCTCGACCACGTAGCGGCGCCCGGCCCGCTGCTCGCCCTCCGGGACCCGGCGCCCGGTGAGGTGGAGGTGCTGGGCGCGGATCACGTCGACTCCGGCCTCGCTCTCGAAGAGCCGGAACTGCGCGCCCATCCGGGGATTGAAGTCCAGGAGCTTGTAGCGGCCGTCGCGCCGGTCGAAGCGCAGATCGAGGTCGACTATCCCGGTGAAGCCGATCCGTTTGACGAACTGCTCGGCCAGCGCGGCCAGTTCGGGATTGTCCACGACGTACGCGTTGGCCGTCATACCGGCGTGCGGCGGCCAGGACCGCACCTTCACCCCGGTGAACAGGGCGAGCGGCGCGGAGTTCTCGTCGAAGTAGGCGTGCACGATCCAGTCCTCGGCGTGCTCACGCGGCAGGTACTCCTGGAGGATCACCCCGGGCCGCTCGCCCCAGCCGCGGGCCAGCGCCATGAGGTGGGCGCGGTCCTCGATCCGGGTGGTGCCGGGCACCGCGGGCCTGTGCCGCCGCACGAACGCCTCCCGGTTCTTGGCCACCACGGGAAAGCGGGCGTACCGCGCGAAGTCCTCGACCTCGGCGTACGTTTCGGGAAAGGCGGACGCCGGGGACGGCACCCCGTGCTCCACGCACAGCTCGTGCAGGCCCTGCTTGCTGGCCAGGCGCCTGGGCAGTTCCGGCGTCACAGGCGGAAACAGGAAGAGGTCGCCGAGTTCCTTCTGGTGCTCGGCGATCAGCACCGCGGCCTCTTCGTCGGTGGGGATCAGCACGGTCGGCCGCCCGATCCGGCGGCCGATCCTGAGCAGCCCGTCGACCAGCGCTTCCGGCTCCTCGGTGCCGGTCGTCGGCCAGGCGAACGCGTGCTTCAGATACCGCGAATGGGCCGCGGGCGTCCAGCGGTCCTCGGTGATCGCGTACATCGGCACCCCGAGTCTGCCGAGACTGCGGATGGCACCAACCCCTCCGTGATGCAACGGATAGTTCCCGAACTTCACGATCAGTCCCGGTACATCCCGGTCCGCCCTGAACAGCACGCCCCTGCTCGCCACCAGTCCCCCCTCGGGACAGAGAGCCCCCACGCCGCACAGGGCGCGCGGCCCCCTCGCCTCCGCACCCCGGACAGGACGCTAAGGGGGAATGACCTCTTCCGGGTACGGCATTTCCGGACATTGCGAACTCTTTAGGCACTGCCGTCCCGTCCCACGCCGACGTAACGTGTGACCCACACCCGTGGAAAGCGAGGCAGGCACCGATGTCCGAGCAGAGCCCGCTCGAACTGGCCGAGGGCGACCCCTTCGGCCCGCACAATCTCCCCTATGGCGTCTTCTCCACGCCGGGCCAACCCGCCGACCGGAGGGTAGGTGTCCGCATCGGCGACCACGTCCTGGACGCGGGGGCGGCGGCGCACGCGCTGGGCTCCCCGTACGCGGCACTCCTCGCCCAACCGAGCCTCAACCCGCTGCTCGCGGCGGGGCGCACGGCCTGGCGCGATGTGCGCCGGGCGCTCACCGCCTGGGTGACGGTGCCCGCGCACCGTCCGGTCATAGAGCCCCTGCTGCACCCGCTGTCCACCGTCGAACTGCATCTGCCGTACGAGGTCGCCGACTACGTCGACTTCTACGCCAGCGAGCACCACGCCACCAACGTGGGCCAGATCTTCCGCCCGGACGGCGCGGCGCTCACCCCCAACTGGAAGCACCTGCCGATCGGTTACCACGGCCGGTCCGGCACGGTGGTGGTCTCCGGCACGGACGTGGTACGTCCGCGGGGCCAGCGCAAGGCCCCCGCGGACCCGGCACCGGTCTTCGGCCCGTCGGTGAAACTGGACATCGAGGCCGAGGTCGGCTTCGTGGTGGGCACGCCGTCCGAGCTGGGGCAGCCGGTCGGCCTCGGCTCCTTCGACGACCACGTCTTTGGTCTGTTCCTCCTCAACGACTGGTCGGCGCGGGACATCCAGGCCTGGGAGTACGTGCCGCTCGGCCCCTTCCTCGGCAAGTCGTTCGCGACCTCGGTGTCGGCCTGGGTCACCCCCCTGGAGGCCCTCGCGGCGGCCCGCGTCGCCCCTCCGTCCCGCGACTTCCCGCTCCTCCCCTATCTGGACGACGCCGCGGAAGAGGTCCCCGGCGGCTTCGACCTGCACATCTCGGTGGCCATCAACGGCACGGTCGTCGCCGAGCCGCCTTTCTCCTCGATGTACTGGACGGCCGCGCAGCAGCTCGCCCACATGACGGTGAACGGCGCGTCACTGCGGACCGGGGACGTGTACGGCTCGGGCACGGTGAGCGGACCCGAGCGCGGGCAGCGGGGTTCGCTCCTCGAACTCACCTGGAACGGCACGGAACCGCTGGAACTGCCCACCGGGAAGCGGACGTTCCTGGAGGACGGCGACGTGGTGACCCTGACGGCGTGGGCACCGGGCCCGGACGGCGTACGGGTGGGCCTGGGCGAGGTGACGGGCCGGATCGCGGCGGCGAGCTGAGCCGCGGGGTTCCGCCCGGACCCCAGCCCCTGGGGAACCCGCTCTTGGGGGACTTTGAGCAGCGGGCCTTGGGCGGAGCCCACCTGCCGCGACCCGCCCCCACCCCCGGCGGGTTCCGGGAAGGGGCGGGAAGGGAGGGGTGGGTGGGGTGCGGGCTACTCCAGCTCGGCCAGCACGGACAGCACACCCTCCCCGTACTTCGCCCGCTTGTTCTCGCCGACGCCACCAATCGTGCCGAGCTCCTCCATCGAGCCCGGCCGAACCGTCGCGATCTCCCGCAGCGTCGCGTCATGGAAGATCACGTACGCGGGAACCCCGCCCTCCTTGGCCTGGGCCGCGCGCCACGCCCGCAGCGCCTCGAACACCGCCACCGCGTCCTCGGGCAGATCAGCGACCGCGGCCTTCTTGCCGGAGGAACTCCGCGGCGCCCGCACCGGCTTCTCCGGCTCCTTGCGCATCCGGACCTCCCGTCGGCCCCCGAGCACCTCCCCGCTCGGCTCGGTCAGGACCAGCGTCCCGTACTCCCCCTCCACCGCCAGCAGCCCCTGCGCGAGCAACTGCCGCACCACGCCCCGCCATTGGGCCTCGGACAGCTCCTCCCCGATACCGAAGACGGACAGCGCGTCATGGTCGAACTGGATGATCTTCGCGGTCCTGCGGCCGAGCAGGATGTCGATGATCTGGCCCGCGCCGAACTTCTGGCCCCGCTCACGCTGGAGGCGTACGACCGTGGAGAGCGCCTTCTGTGCCGCCACCGTGCCGTCCCAGGTCTGCGGCGGGGTCAGACACGTGTCGCAGTTGCCGCAGTTGGCGTCCGAAGCCTCCTGGCCGAAGTAGCCGAGGAGCTGGGCCCGCCGGCACGTCGCCGTCTCGCAGAGGGCGAGCATCGCGTCCAGATGCGCGGCCGCCCGGCGCCGGAACGCCTCGTCGCCCTCACCGCCCTGGATCAGCTTCCGCTGCTGGACCACGTCCTGGAGTCCGTACGCCATCCACGCCGTCGAGGGCAGCCCGTCGCGGCCCGCGCGGCCGGTCTCCTGGTAGTAGCCCTCGACCGACTTGGGCAGATCGAGGTGGGCCACGAAGCGGACGTCCGGCTTGTCGATGCCCATGCCGAAGGCGATGGTCGCGACCACCACCAGGCCGTCCTCCCGCAGGAAGCGCGACTGGTTGACGGCGCGCGTCCCCGAGTCGAGACCCGCGTGGTACGGCACGGCCTGCACCCCGTGGTCGCTCAGGTACTGCGCGGTCTTCTCGACCGAGGCGCGCGAGAGGCAGTAGACGATTCCGGCGTCCCCGTCGTGCTCCTCCTTGAGGAAGCTGAGCAGCTGCTTCTTCGGGTCGCTCTTCGGCACGATCCGGTACTGGATGTTCGGCCGGTCGAAGCTCGCCACGAAGTGCCGGGCGTCGGGCATCCCGAGGCGCTGGGTGATCTCGCGGTGGGTGGCGCCGGTGGCGGTCGCGGTGAGGGCGATGCGCGGCACGTCGGGCCAGCGCTCGCCGAGCAGGGACAGGGCGAGGTAGTCGGGGCGGAAGTCGTGGCCCCACTGGGCGACGCAGTGCGCCTCGTCGATCGCGAAGACGGAGATCTTGGCGCGGGAGAGCAGGTCGAGGGTGGCCTCCACGCGCAGCCGCTCGGGCGCCAGGTACAGCAGGTCGAGCTCGCCCGCGAGCAGCTCGGCCTCCACGGTGCGGCGCTCCTCGAAGTCCTGCGTGGAGTTGATGAACCCGGCCCGCACGCCGAGCGCGCGCAGGGCGTCCACCTGGTCCTGCATGAGGGCGATGAGCGGGGAGACCACCACACCGGTGCCGGGTCTGACGAGCGCGGGGATCTGGTAGCAGAGGGACTTTCCGCCGCCGGTCGGCATGAGCACGACGGCATCGCCGCCGGCCACGACGTGCTCGATGACCTCGCCCTGGGCGCCGCGGAAGCTCTCGTACCCGAAGATGCGGTGCAGCGTCTGTCGGGCCTCGCTCTCCGAGGCCACCGTCTGCGTCCCGCCGCCCGTCTCGATCATCGCTCTGTCTCCCGCACTGGTCCGCCGTCCGCCTCACCGTTCACCCCAGCAACGATAGGCGCCCGAGCCGACACCCCGCGAAGTTATCCACAGCCCCGGCCGGAAACGCAGAGGTCCCGGCGCCAACCCCGCACGCCGGGACCCCGAGCCACCCGCACACCTACCGCACGAACACCCCCGCGCTGTGCGCCAGATCCAGGAAGTACTGCGGGGCGACGCCCAGCACCAGTGTCACCGCCACGCCCACCCCGATCGCCGTCATCGTCAGCGGCGACGGCACCGCCACCGTCGGCCCGTCGGCCTTCGGCTCGCTGAAGAACATCAGCACGATCACCCGGATGTAGAAGAACGCGGCGACCGCGGAGGACACGACACCGACGACGACCAGCGCCCCGGCCCCGCCCTCCGCCGCCGCCTGGAACACCGCGAACTTCCCGGAGAACCCGGACGTCAGCGGGATGCCCGCGAAGGCGAGCAGGAAGACCGCGAAGACCGCCGCGACCAGCGGCGAGCGGCGGCCCAGGCCCGCCCACTTGGACAGGTGCGTCGCCTCGCCGCCCGCGTCCCGGACCAGCGTGACGACCGCGAACGCCCCGATCGTCACGAACGAGTACGCCGCCAGGTAGAACAGCACGGACGAGACGCCGTCCGAGTTGGTCGCGATGACACCGGCCAGGATGAACCCGGCGTGCGCGATCGAGGAGTACGCGAGCAGCCGCTTGATGTCGGTCTGGGTGATCGCGACGATCGCGCCGCCCAGCATCGTGATGATCGCGACGCCCCACATGACCGGCCGCCAGTCCCAGCTCATGCCCGGCAGCACCACGTACAGGATGCGGAGCAGCGCTCCGAAGGCGGCGACTTTCGTCGCCGCCGCCATGAAGCCCGTCACCGGAGTGGGGGCGCCCTGGTAGACGTCCGGGGTCCACATGTGGAACGGCACCGCGCCGACCTTGAACAGCAGACCCATCAGGACCAACGCGCCGCCGATCAGCAGCAGCGCGTCGTTGCCCATGGTGCCGGCGAGCGCCGGGTCCACCGTCTGGACGGAGCCGCTCACCACGTCCGCGATCGTGGCGTACGAGACGGAGCCCGCGTAGCCGTACAGGAGCGCGATGCCGAAGAGCAGGAAAGCGGAGGAGAACGCGCCGAGCAGGAAGTACTTGACCGCCGCCTCCTGCGACATGAGTCGCTTGCGCCGGGCGAGCGCGCACAGCAGGTAGAGCGGGAGGGAGAAGACCTCAAGGGCCACGAAGAGGGTCAGGAGGTCGTTCGCGGCCGGGAAGACCAGCATGCCGGAGATCGCGAACAGGGCGAGCGGGAAGACCTCGGTCGTGGTGAACCCGGCCCTGACCGCGGCCTTCTCGCTGTCGCTGCCCGGCACCGAGGCCGCCTGCGCGGCGAAGGAGTCCACCTTGTTGCCGTGCGCCACCGGGTCCAGGCGCCGCTCGGCGAAGGTGAAGATCGCCACGATGGAGGCGAGGAGAATGGTGCCCTGGAGGAAGAGCGCCGGGCCGTCGACGGCGACCGCGCCCATGGCCGCGATGTGGGCCTTGGTCGTGCCGTAGCCGTCGGCCGCGAGGCCGACCACCGCCGCGAAGGCGGCGGCGAGCGCGACCACCGACAGGAACACCTGAACGTAGTAGCGGCCGCGGCGCGGGACGAAGGCCTCCACGAGGACCCCGAGGATCGCCGCGCCCACCACGATCAGCGTGGGCGCGAGCTGGGCGTACTCGATGTGCGGCGTGGGGATCTTGTCCAGCTTTCCCTCGGCCGCCGTGGTCCACAGGCTGTGGACAGCTGATGTGCTCACTTGGCCGCCTCCACCACCGGGTTGGGGTCCTTCTTCTGTACGTCCGACATGGTCTGGCGCACCGCCGGGTTGACGATGTCGGTCAGCGGCTTCGGATAGACGCCGAGGAAGATCAGCAGCGCGATCAGCGGGGCGACCACCAGCAGTTCGCGGACCTTGAGGTCCGGCATTCCCTGGACCTCCGCCTTGACCGGGCCGGTCATCGTCCGCTGGTAGAGGACCAGGACGTACAGCGCGGCCAGGACGATGCCGAGGGTCGCGACCACTCCGGCCGCCGGATAGCGGCTGAACGTGCCGACCAGGACCAGGAATTCACTCACGAAGGGAGCCAGGCCCGGCAGGGACAGGGTGGCGAGGCCGCCGATCAGGAAGGTGCCCGCCAGGACCGGCGCGACCTTCTGGACGCCGCCGTAGTCCGAGATGAGCCGGGAGCCGCGGCGCGAGATCAGGAAGCCGGCCACCAGCATCAGCGCGGCCGTCGAGATCCCGTGGTTGATCATGTACAGCGTGGCGCCGGACTGGCCCTGGGTGGTCATCGCGAAGATGCCCATGATGATGAAGCCGAAGTGCGAGATCGACGCGTACGCCACCAGGCGCTTGATGTCGCGCTGGCCGACCGCGAGCAGCGCCCCGTAGATGATGCTGATCACCGCGAGGACCACGATCACCGGCGTCGCCCACTTGCTGGCCTCCGGGAAGAGCTGGAGGCAGAAGCGGAGCATCGCGAAGGTGCCGACCTTGTCGACCACCGCGGTGATCAGCACGGCGACCGGGGCGGTCGCCTCGCCCATCGCGTTGGGCAGCCAGGTGTGCAGCGGCCACAGCGGGGCCTTCACCGCGAAGGCGAAGAAGAAGCCCAGGAAGAGCAGCCGCTCGGTGTTGGTCGCCATGTGGAGCGAGCCGTTGGCGCGGGCCGCGGCGATCTCGTTCAGCGAGAACGAACCCGCCACGACGTAGAGCCCGATGACGGCGGCCAGCATGATGAGCCCGCCGACCAGGTTGTAGAGCAGGAACTTGACGGCCGCGTACGAGCGTTGGGTCGCCGCCGCCTCGTCGCCGTGGCCCGGTGCGGCAGCACCAAATTGGGAAGGCGCCGCCCGGTCGCCGAAGCCGCCGATGAGGAAGTACATCGGGATGAGCATGGCTTCGAACAGGATGTAGAAGAGGAAGACGTCGGTGGCCTCGAAGGAGAGCACCACCATCGCCTCGACGGCGAGGATCAGGGCGAAGAAGCCCTGGGTCGGCCGCCAGCGACTGCTGTTGGTCTCCAGGGGATCGGCGTCGTGCCAGCCGGCCGCGATGATGAACGGGATGAGGAGCGCGGTGAGGCCGATGAGGGCGACCCCGATGCCGTCCACACCCAGTTCGTAGCGGACTCCGAAGTCCTTGATCCAGGCGTGCGATTCGGTCAGCTGATAGCGGGCGCCGCCCGGTTCGAACCGTACGAGCTGGATCGCGGAGAGCACCAGTGTGCCCACCGAGACCAGCAGGGCCAGCCACTTGGTGGCGGTGCGCCGGGCTGCCGGCACGGCCGCGGTGGCGACCGCGCCGAGCGCCGGCAGAGCGGCCGTGGCGGTCAGGAGGGGGAAGGACATTGCGTTACACCGCCCTCATCAGCAGAGTCGCGGCGATGATCACCACAGCACCTCCGAACATCGAGACCGCGTAGCTGCGGGCGAAGCCGTTCTGCAGCTTGCGCAGCCGGCCGGAGAGCCCGCCGACCGAGGCGGCGGTTCCATTGACGACTCCGTCGACCAGGCTGTGGTCGAGGTAGACGAGCGAGCGGGTGAGGTGCTCACCGCCGCGGACCAGGACCACATGGTTGAAGTCGTCCTGGAGCAGGTCGCGGCGGGCGGCCCGGGTGAGCAGCGAGCCGCGCGGCGCGACGGCCGGGACCGGCCCCCGCCCGTACTGGACGACCGCCAGGCCCACGCCGATCAGCATGCAGACGACGGTGGCACCGGTGACCGTCCACTGGCCGACCGGCGAGTTGCCGTGGTCGAAGGACGTGACCGGCTCCAGCCACTTCACGAACCGGTCGCCGATGCTGAGGATGCCGCCCGCGAAGACCGAGCCGAAGGCGAGGACGATCATCGGGATCGTCATGGACCTAGAGGACTCGTGGGGGTGGGGCTCGTCATGCGCGCCCCGCGTTTCCGCGGCGGGCTCCACACTGGGCTCGGCCGGCGAGGGGGTCTTCGCGTGCCGCCAGCGCTCCTCACCGAAGAAGGTCAGGATCATCACGCGGGTCATGTAGTACGCGGTGATCGCGGCGCCGATCAGGGTGACCGCGCCGAGGATCCAGCCCTCGGTCCCGCCCTTGGCGAACGCCGCCTCGATGATCTTGTCCTTGGAGAAGAACCCGGACAGGCCGGGGAAGCCGATGATCGCCAGATAGCCGAGGCCGAAGGTGACGAAGGTGATCGGCATGTACTTCCGCAGGCCGCCGTACCTGCGCATGTCGACCTCGTCGTTCATGCCGTGCATGACCGAGCCCGCGCCGAGGAAGAGCCCGGCCTTGAAGAAGCCGTGCGTCACCAGGTGCATGATCGCGAAGGCGTAGCCGATCGGCCCGAGGCCGGTGGCCAGGATCATGTAGCCGATCTGCGACATCGTGGAGCCGGCCAGCGCCTTCTTGATGTCGTCCTTCGCGCAACCGACGATGGCACCGAACAGAAGCGTGACCGCGCCGACGACCACGACCGCCGTCTGTACATCGGGCACCGCGTTGAAGATCGCGCCGGAGCGGGTGATCAGGTAGACGCCCGCGGTCACCATGGTCGCCGCGTGGATCAGGGCCGAGACCGGGGTCGGGCCCTCCATCGCGTCGCCGAGCCAGGACTGGAGCGGCACCTGCGCCGACTTGCCGCAGGCGGCGAGCAGCAGCATCAGGCCGATGGCGGTGTTGCGGCCCGAGCTCGCCGCGCCCGTCTCGTTCAAAACGGTGGAGAAGGCGAACGAGCCGAAGGTCGTGAACATCACCATGATGGCGATCGACAGGCCCATGTCGCCGACCCGGTTGACCAGGAAGGCCTTCTTGGCGGCGGTCGCCGCGCTGGGCTTGTGCTGCCAGAAGCCGATGAGCAGGTAGGACGCGAGGCCCACGCCCTCCCAACCGACGTACAGGAGAAGGTAGTTGTCGGCGAGGACCAGGAGCAGCATCGCCGCGAGGAACAGGTTGAGGTAGCCGAAGAAGCGGCGGCGGTTCTCGTCGTGCTCCATGTAGCCGATCGAATAGATGTGGATCAGCGTGCCCACACCGGTGATCAGCAGGACGAAGGTCATCGACAACTGATCGAGCTGGAAGCCGACGTTGGCCTGGAAGCCCTCGACCGGAACCCAGCTGAACAGCTGCTTGGTCACCGTGCGGTGATCGGCCGAGCGGCCCAGCATGTCGACGAAGAGCACCGCGCCGATGACGAAGGACGCGCCCGCGAGCAGCGTGCCCAGCCAGTGGCCGACCTTGTCCAGCCGCCGTCCGCCGCACAGCAGGACGGCCGCTCCGAGCA
Coding sequences:
- a CDS encoding carboxylate--amine ligase, with the translated sequence MLFRADRDVPGLIVKFGNYPLHHGGVGAIRSLGRLGVPMYAITEDRWTPAAHSRYLKHAFAWPTTGTEEPEALVDGLLRIGRRIGRPTVLIPTDEEAAVLIAEHQKELGDLFLFPPVTPELPRRLASKQGLHELCVEHGVPSPASAFPETYAEVEDFARYARFPVVAKNREAFVRRHRPAVPGTTRIEDRAHLMALARGWGERPGVILQEYLPREHAEDWIVHAYFDENSAPLALFTGVKVRSWPPHAGMTANAYVVDNPELAALAEQFVKRIGFTGIVDLDLRFDRRDGRYKLLDFNPRMGAQFRLFESEAGVDVIRAQHLHLTGRRVPEGEQRAGRRYVVENIDLPALIAYRRGGYTTPHAPERPSGTELAWVARDDLGPFFTMMARFVRPGAQHLYRLWRSSRRAVTK
- the fahA gene encoding fumarylacetoacetase → MSEQSPLELAEGDPFGPHNLPYGVFSTPGQPADRRVGVRIGDHVLDAGAAAHALGSPYAALLAQPSLNPLLAAGRTAWRDVRRALTAWVTVPAHRPVIEPLLHPLSTVELHLPYEVADYVDFYASEHHATNVGQIFRPDGAALTPNWKHLPIGYHGRSGTVVVSGTDVVRPRGQRKAPADPAPVFGPSVKLDIEAEVGFVVGTPSELGQPVGLGSFDDHVFGLFLLNDWSARDIQAWEYVPLGPFLGKSFATSVSAWVTPLEALAAARVAPPSRDFPLLPYLDDAAEEVPGGFDLHISVAINGTVVAEPPFSSMYWTAAQQLAHMTVNGASLRTGDVYGSGTVSGPERGQRGSLLELTWNGTEPLELPTGKRTFLEDGDVVTLTAWAPGPDGVRVGLGEVTGRIAAAS
- the recQ gene encoding DNA helicase RecQ yields the protein MIETGGGTQTVASESEARQTLHRIFGYESFRGAQGEVIEHVVAGGDAVVLMPTGGGKSLCYQIPALVRPGTGVVVSPLIALMQDQVDALRALGVRAGFINSTQDFEERRTVEAELLAGELDLLYLAPERLRVEATLDLLSRAKISVFAIDEAHCVAQWGHDFRPDYLALSLLGERWPDVPRIALTATATGATHREITQRLGMPDARHFVASFDRPNIQYRIVPKSDPKKQLLSFLKEEHDGDAGIVYCLSRASVEKTAQYLSDHGVQAVPYHAGLDSGTRAVNQSRFLREDGLVVVATIAFGMGIDKPDVRFVAHLDLPKSVEGYYQETGRAGRDGLPSTAWMAYGLQDVVQQRKLIQGGEGDEAFRRRAAAHLDAMLALCETATCRRAQLLGYFGQEASDANCGNCDTCLTPPQTWDGTVAAQKALSTVVRLQRERGQKFGAGQIIDILLGRRTAKIIQFDHDALSVFGIGEELSEAQWRGVVRQLLAQGLLAVEGEYGTLVLTEPSGEVLGGRREVRMRKEPEKPVRAPRSSSGKKAAVADLPEDAVAVFEALRAWRAAQAKEGGVPAYVIFHDATLREIATVRPGSMEELGTIGGVGENKRAKYGEGVLSVLAELE
- the nuoN gene encoding NADH-quinone oxidoreductase subunit NuoN; the encoded protein is MSTSAVHSLWTTAAEGKLDKIPTPHIEYAQLAPTLIVVGAAILGVLVEAFVPRRGRYYVQVFLSVVALAAAFAAVVGLAADGYGTTKAHIAAMGAVAVDGPALFLQGTILLASIVAIFTFAERRLDPVAHGNKVDSFAAQAASVPGSDSEKAAVRAGFTTTEVFPLALFAISGMLVFPAANDLLTLFVALEVFSLPLYLLCALARRKRLMSQEAAVKYFLLGAFSSAFLLFGIALLYGYAGSVSYATIADVVSGSVQTVDPALAGTMGNDALLLIGGALVLMGLLFKVGAVPFHMWTPDVYQGAPTPVTGFMAAATKVAAFGALLRILYVVLPGMSWDWRPVMWGVAIITMLGGAIVAITQTDIKRLLAYSSIAHAGFILAGVIATNSDGVSSVLFYLAAYSFVTIGAFAVVTLVRDAGGEATHLSKWAGLGRRSPLVAAVFAVFLLAFAGIPLTSGFSGKFAVFQAAAEGGAGALVVVGVVSSAVAAFFYIRVIVLMFFSEPKADGPTVAVPSPLTMTAIGVGVAVTLVLGVAPQYFLDLAHSAGVFVR
- a CDS encoding NADH-quinone oxidoreductase subunit M is translated as MSFPLLTATAALPALGAVATAAVPAARRTATKWLALLVSVGTLVLSAIQLVRFEPGGARYQLTESHAWIKDFGVRYELGVDGIGVALIGLTALLIPFIIAAGWHDADPLETNSSRWRPTQGFFALILAVEAMVVLSFEATDVFLFYILFEAMLIPMYFLIGGFGDRAAPSQFGAAAPGHGDEAAATQRSYAAVKFLLYNLVGGLIMLAAVIGLYVVAGSFSLNEIAAARANGSLHMATNTERLLFLGFFFAFAVKAPLWPLHTWLPNAMGEATAPVAVLITAVVDKVGTFAMLRFCLQLFPEASKWATPVIVVLAVISIIYGALLAVGQRDIKRLVAYASISHFGFIIMGIFAMTTQGQSGATLYMINHGISTAALMLVAGFLISRRGSRLISDYGGVQKVAPVLAGTFLIGGLATLSLPGLAPFVSEFLVLVGTFSRYPAAGVVATLGIVLAALYVLVLYQRTMTGPVKAEVQGMPDLKVRELLVVAPLIALLIFLGVYPKPLTDIVNPAVRQTMSDVQKKDPNPVVEAAK
- the nuoL gene encoding NADH-quinone oxidoreductase subunit L, with product MENLIAPLIAAPLLGAAVLLCGGRRLDKVGHWLGTLLAGASFVIGAVLFVDMLGRSADHRTVTKQLFSWVPVEGFQANVGFQLDQLSMTFVLLITGVGTLIHIYSIGYMEHDENRRRFFGYLNLFLAAMLLLVLADNYLLLYVGWEGVGLASYLLIGFWQHKPSAATAAKKAFLVNRVGDMGLSIAIMVMFTTFGSFAFSTVLNETGAASSGRNTAIGLMLLLAACGKSAQVPLQSWLGDAMEGPTPVSALIHAATMVTAGVYLITRSGAIFNAVPDVQTAVVVVGAVTLLFGAIVGCAKDDIKKALAGSTMSQIGYMILATGLGPIGYAFAIMHLVTHGFFKAGLFLGAGSVMHGMNDEVDMRRYGGLRKYMPITFVTFGLGYLAIIGFPGLSGFFSKDKIIEAAFAKGGTEGWILGAVTLIGAAITAYYMTRVMILTFFGEERWRHAKTPSPAEPSVEPAAETRGAHDEPHPHESSRSMTIPMIVLAFGSVFAGGILSIGDRFVKWLEPVTSFDHGNSPVGQWTVTGATVVCMLIGVGLAVVQYGRGPVPAVAPRGSLLTRAARRDLLQDDFNHVVLVRGGEHLTRSLVYLDHSLVDGVVNGTAASVGGLSGRLRKLQNGFARSYAVSMFGGAVVIIAATLLMRAV